A stretch of Komagataella phaffii GS115 chromosome 2, complete sequence DNA encodes these proteins:
- a CDS encoding Protein component of the H/ACA snoRNP pseudouridylase complex, which translates to MNRGRGGFSQRGGRGGFGSRRPAVPEGPPDVVQEMGLFVHSCEGDIVCRSINEKIPYFNAPIYLENKSQVGKVDEILGPLNEVYFTIKPSEGVQAKSFKEGDRFYISPMKLLPLERFLPKPKQVGPKPPKKKGGRGGAAGGRGGARGGFGGRGGARGGFGAARGGSRGGFGGARGGARGGFSSGRGGSRGGFSGGRGGKRF; encoded by the coding sequence ATGAACAGAGGTAGAGGAGGATTTTCTCAAAGAGGTGGTCGTGGAGGCTTTGGTAGCAGAAGGCCAGCTGTTCCTGAAGGCCCCCCAGatgttgttcaagaaatggGATTGTTTGTTCATTCATGTGAGGGAGACATTGTATGTCGTTCCATAAATGAAAAGATCCCTTATTTTAATGCTCCAATCTACCTAGAAAACAAGTCTCAAGTTGGTAAAGTTGATGAGATTCTAGGTCCTTTGAATGAAGTTTATTTCACCATTAAACCATCTGAGGGTGTTCAAGCTAAAAGTTTTAAAGAAGGTGACCGTTTCTACATCTCACCCATGAAATTGTTACCATTAGAAAGGTTTTTGCCAAAGCCTAAGCAGGTCGGACCCAAGCCCCCTAAGAAGAAGGGTGGCAGAGGCGGTGCTGCGGGTGGAAGAGGCGGCGCTCGTGGTGGTTTTGGTGGTAGAGGTGGAGCCCGTGGTGGCTTCGGAGCCGCCAGAGGAGGCTCTCGTGGAGGCTTTGGAGGAGCTAGAGGAGGCGCTCGTGGGGGTTTTAGTAGTGGAAGGGGCGGTTCCCGTGGAGGTTTCAGCGGTGGCAGAGGAGGAAAACGATTCTAA
- a CDS encoding Acetate transporter required for normal sporulation, producing the protein MSESPNPKFSPELTKDDSTEAFTKYEGSDVLEEQSTKVGVVTQELNRALQPRHVSLIAIAGIIGTGLFLSYSRSLAQSGPLSLLLCNMLIGLVVYLTMLSLGEMSTFIPQSGSFCTYAKRWVSESFGFAIICNYWFNDAVSVASDLTALQLLMGYWTDFHYWIISLIFWFFLLFLNVIHVRFYGEAEYWMAILKVATIVAFFIVSIVVNVGHNPMNEYIGFRYWSQGDAPFVDGFKGFCKCFVFVSFSFGGTESIAITAGEQVNPTRTMPRVIKTTFYRIIIFYVFSAFFIGMNVPYDYPNLSTKSTATSPFTIVFQMAGSKSAGSFMNAVIVTSVVSAGNHALFAGSRLAYTMGTEGYIPKIFTRTNRYQVPYVGVLITWFIGGACFGSSFIGAGTLWTWLQSLVGVSNQISWLCIAITSIRFRRGLEAQGRTDELAFKNWTYPYGPWFCVGFISLIILVQGWGSFDPWDVAEFFQNYIQLLIFPTCFAVWYLYKRDRFTRRPEMDFDTDRYHETEKDILQNKAEDEAKGFGKVVFYIKNYII; encoded by the coding sequence ATGTCCGAATCTCCGAATCCTAAATTTTCTCCGGAGTTGACCAAAGACGATTCCACAGAAGCATTCACAAAATATGAGGGTTCTGATGTGCTGGAAGAGCAGAGTACAAAAGTTGGAGTAGTAACACAGGAACTTAATAGGGCCCTACAACCAAGACATGTGTCTTTGATTGCAATTGCAGGAATCATTGGTACAGGACTGTTTTTGTCTTATTCTAGAAGTTTGGCGCAATCGGGACCTCTGTCGTTGCTTTTGTGTAATATGTTGATTGGACTTGTGGTATATTTGACAATGTTAAGTTTGGGTGAGATGAGTACTTTCATCCCTCAGAGTGGTTCATTCTGTACTTATGCTAAGAGATGGGTTTCAGAGTCTTTTGGTTTTGCTATTATTTGCAACTACTGGTTCAACGATGCGGTTAGCGTTGCCAGTGATTTGACTGCATTACAGCTGTTGATGGGGTACTGGACTGACTTCCATTATTGGAttatttctttgatcttttggttcttcttACTATTTTTGAATGTTATCCATGTTCGATTCTATGGTGAAGCTGAGTACTGGATGGCTATTTTGAAAGTAGCCACTATTGTTGCCTTCTTCATTGTTAGTATCGTGGTGAATGTTGGTCACAACCCCATGAATGAGTACATTGGATTCAGGTATTGGAGTCAAGGAGATGCACCGTTTGTGGATGGTTTTAAAGGTTTCTGTAAATGTTTTGTGTTTGTTTCCTTTAGTTTCGGTGGTACCGAGTCTATTGCTATTACTGCAGGTGAACAGGTCAACCCTACTAGAACTATGCCCCGGGTTATCAAAACGACATTCTATAggatcatcatcttttaCGTCTTCTCAGCATTCTTCATTGGTATGAATGTGCCATATGACTACCCCAATTTGTCTACCAAAAGTACTGCAACCTCTCCGTTCACTATCGTCTTCCAAATGGCTGGTAGTAAAAGTGCTGGTTCTTTCATGAACGCTGTGATTGTCACCAGTGTCGTCTCTGCGGGAAACCATGCCCTTTTTGCCGGTAGTAGGTTGGCATACACGATGGGTACAGAAGGGTATATTCCCAAGATTTTCACCAGAACGAATAGGTATCAGGTTCCTTACGTGGGAGTTTTGATCACCTGGTTTATTGGTGGTGCATGCTTTGGATCCAGTTTTATTGGCGCAGGAACTTTGTGGACTTGGCTGCAATCATTAGTCGGAGTTTCTAACCAAATTTCATGGCTTTGCATTGCAATTACTAGTATTAGGTTCCGCAGAGGATTAGAGGCCCAAGGCAGAACCGACGAGTTGGCATTCAAAAACTGGACATATCCTTATGGCCCGTGGTTCTGTGTGGGGTTCATCAGTCTTATCATTTTGGTACAGGGTTGGGGCTCTTTTGATCCTTGGGACGTTGCTGaatttttccagaattACATTCAACTATTGATCTTCCCTACCTGCTTTGCCGTTTGGTATCTTTACAAACGGGACCGCTTCACGCGGCGTCCAGAGATGGATTTTGATACTGACAGATACCATGAAACAGAGAAAgacattcttcaaaacaaagCTGAAGACGAGGCTAAAGGATTTGGTAAGGTTGTCTTCTATATCAAGAACTATATTATTTAA
- a CDS encoding Arginine/alanine aminopeptidase, overproduction stimulates glycogen accumulation, producing MSTTDLDTSIHNALPLNLQPTHYDLQIFDIDETNDTFKGLVTIDLDVIQQTDRLVLNVRDIVIDSVQLKFNLTKTVTEVGCTIEPTDVVNETVVLKFQEPVKSGSLKAVINYSGVIQSNMTGFYKSTYKDLASDEIKTMLSTQFEATDARRAFPCLDEPNRKATFQLSIVTRTNYTVLSNMPVLYCRTLDDGKKFATDSRELKVVQFEKTVVMSTYLLAWAIGEFEYLEAFTDRSYNGSKVPIRVYTAIGNKEQGRFALETSTKVVDFFSKIFDIDYPLPKLDLLCVPNFTCNAMENFGLLTFRATALLFDIEKSDPKYKTRVAYVVSHEIAHQWFGNLVTMNWWNELWLNEGFATWVGWLAVDELYPEWNVFSTFVSESYESAKSLDSLRNSHPIEVAINSAKDIDQVFDAISYLKGASVIRMLSQSVGIDVFLKGVSIYLKKHKFGNAKTVDLWSGISEASGIDISKLMDNWIKKQGYPYLKVESAGDNLTITQKRFLAAGDITPEDDKTIWWVPLNISVGSGTSVAENYALTEKSAVIPRPDSPFFKLNKDSVGVYRVFYSADLLKEISKNLDHFSAEDKVGLLADVNAAAIAGFLPTSKLLEFLLHFKSETDYVVWSEIIKSVEHLNSVWSETSDQRLSKSLTKFCRELFASQSERLGFEPKGNESYFDGQLRPLILLAAGTSGLEPVVTRCLELVENSTAIPPSLKQVVYSTVLSQKNATQEQFDLILQDLYNPSSPDTVETILISLGSVQNDLVIPQAVKLLEDCLTGHGRIALMNVNFLAGSLATNPKTRVLVWNFVKAHYNAIFETMQTSVILFDRFIKTLKEHADISIHNEILEFFSNKNVDGFNRSLQQALDQIKTNYAWIQRDKSNITEYLNVE from the coding sequence ATGTCAACCACTGATTTAGACACTTCAATTCACAATGCTCTGCCTCTCAATTTGCAACCTACCCACTATGATCTACAGATTTTTGACATAGATGAGACTAATGACACATTCAAGGGGCTGGTTACCATTGACTTGGATGTGATTCAACAAACAGACAGACTGGTGCTCAATGTTAGAGATATTGTGATAGATAGCGTGCAATTAAAATTTAACTTAACAAAAACCGTAACTGAAGTTGGATGTACAATCGAACCTACGGACGTTGTTAATGAGACTGTGGTGCTCAAATTCCAAGAGCCAGTCAAATCAGGATCATTGAAGGCAGTTATCAATTACAGTGGTGTCATTCAATCGAATATGACAGGTTTTTATAAATCCACCTATAAAGATCTGGCATCTGATGAGATTAAGACAATGCTGTCTACACAATTTGAAGCTACTGATGCCAGAAGAGCATTCCCATGTCTTGACGAACCTAATCGTAAGGCAACTTTCCAGCTGTCGATCGTTACGAGGACAAACTACACAGTTTTATCAAACATGCCGGTCTTGTATTGTCGAACTTTAGATGACGGTAAGAAATTCGCAACCGATAGTCGTGAATTAAAGGTTGtacagtttgaaaaaactgttGTGATGAGTACATATCTATTGGCCTGGGCTATCGGCGAGTTTGAGTATTTAGAAGCCTTCACAGACAGATCTTACAATGGTAGTAAGGTTCCAATCAGAGTCTATACAGCAATTGGAAACAAAGAGCAAGGCCGATTTGCCCTTGAAACGTCCACAAAAGTAGTTGATTTCTTCAGCAAGATTTTTGATATCGACTATCCCCTACCAAAGCTGGACTTACTATGTGTTCCAAATTTCACCTGCAATGCCatggaaaattttgggCTTTTGACCTTCCGTGCAACCGCTTTACTCTTTGACATCGAGAAGTCTGATCCTAAGTACAAAACTAGAGTTGCCTACGTTGTATCTCACGAAATAGCACATCAGTGGTTTGGAAATTTGGTAACAATGAATTGGTGGAATGAGCTTTGGTTGAATGAGGGTTTCGCAACCTGGGTAGGATGGTTAGCTGTGGATGAGCTATATCCTGAATGGAACGTTTTCTCAACATTCGTTTCTGAATCTTACGAAAGTGCCAAAAGTTTGGACTCTTTGAGAAATTCTCATCCAATTGAGGTTGCTATCAATTCTGCAAAAGATATTGACCAAGTGTTCGATGCAATTTCTTATCTAAAAGGAGCCTCAGTCATCCGTATGCTCAGTCAATCAGTCGGAATTGATGTTTTTCTGAAGGGTGTTTCTATTTATTTAAAGAAGCACAAATTTGGCAACGCAAAGACTGTTGACTTGTGGAGTGGTATCTCTGAGGCCTCAGGAATTGATATTTCAAAGCTCATGGACAATTGGATCAAAAAACAGGGTTACCCTTATTTGAAAGTTGAGTCTGCTGGTGACAACTTAACTATTACTcagaaaagatttttggCAGCTGGAGACATTACCCCAGAAGACGACAAAACCATTTGGTGGGTGCCTCTAAACATTTCTGTCGGATCTGGAACCTCCGTTGCTGAAAACTATGCCTTAACTGAGAAGTCTGCTGTTATTCCTAGACCAGAttctccatttttcaaattgaataAGGACTCTGTCGGTGTTTACAGAGTTTTTTATAGTGCTGACTTGCTGAAagagatttcaaagaatttggaCCACTTTTCAGCAGAAGACAAAGTTGGTCTTCTTGCTGATGTGAACGCAGCCGCAATTGCTGGTTTTCTaccaacttcaaaactACTTGAATTCTTATTGCATTTCAAATCAGAAACTGATTACGTCGTCTGGTCAGAAATAATCAAGTCTGTGGAGCATTTGAACTCCGTCTGGTCTGAGACCTCTGATCAAAGACTATCTAAGTCACTTACGAAATTCTGCAGAGAGCTTTTTGCCTCACAAAGTGAAAGACTTGGGTTTGAACCTAAGGGAAATGAGTCGTATTTTGATGGTCAGCTGAGACCATTGATTCTGTTAGCTGCTGGTACTAGTGGATTGGAGCCAGTTGTTACCAGATGTTTAGAGCTGGTTGAAAATTCCACAGCTATTCCCCCGTCGTTGAAACAAGTGGTGTACTCCACAGTTCTAAGTCAAAAGAATGCAACTCAAGAACAGTTTGACCTAATCTTGCAAGACCTCTACAATCCTTCTTCGCCAGACACTGTTGAAACAATTCTGATATCGCTTGGAAGTGTCCAAAATGATCTTGTGATTCCTCAAGCGGTGAAACTACTTGAGGATTGTCTCACTGGCCATGGCCGTATTGCCCTTATGAATGTTAACTTTCTAGCTGGCTCTCTAGCTACAAACCCTAAAACCAGAGTACTAGTTTGGAATTTTGTGAAAGCTCATTACAATGCCATCTTTGAGACTATGCAAACAAGTGTCATTTTATTTGATCGTTTCATCAAGACACTTAAGGAGCATGCCGATATTTCAATTCACAATGAGATACTTGAGTTTTTCAGTAACAAGAACGTGGATGGCTTCAACAGATCTTTGCAGCAGGCCCTAGACCAAATTAAGACCAATTATGCCTGGATTCAAAGAGACAAATCTAATATTACTGAATATTTAAATGTCGAGTAG
- a CDS encoding Mitochondrial cruciform cutting endonuclease produces MLREELVKSITKQKLTNFQLLSICRNCGLPIGASNKAQLIEDISLCLARESLFTENKKYSIVSIDVGVKNFAFTRLQLEGGNVFKSRSSLPSILEWFKLDLEQFEGMKTFSPLAYSRMAYYLVEKLICKSSDTGLLTPSVLLIERQRFRSNGGSSVLESVIKSNIIENMIISNVYAMGQMNNDYKTNIISSSPASMVNFWTNYKMSDGSTYLSMNSKNSKNSRMVLVDRWFDALLKGTPASFLLGDQLSNRIKSKELAILARCSNPSRRIYLLMEMLNKPSIGSSVVKGDDLADSLLHGLSLLRFEQNKMKLRENLEDLHATINQIEQSHVQEISIINQ; encoded by the coding sequence ATGTTGAGAGAAGAGCTCGTCAAGTCTATCACTAAACAGAAACTAACCAATTTTCAACTGCTTTCGATATGTCGAAACTGTGGATTGCCAATTGGAGCATCTAATAAAGCACAGTTAATCGAGGATATCAGCCTCTGCCTTGCAAGAGAGTCTTTGTTTACCGAAAACAAGAAATACTCCATAGTTTCCATTGATGTTGGAGTTAAGAACTTTGCCTTTACAAGGTTGCAATTGGAGGGTGGaaatgttttcaaatcaagaTCCTCACTACCATCCATATTAGAGTGGTTTAAGCTGGACTTGGAACAATTTGAAGGAATGAAAACTTTCTCCCCTTTAGCATACTCAAGAATGGCATACTATTTGGTGGAAAAGCTGATTTGCAAATCATCAGATACAGGACTGCTCACCCCTTCAGTACTGCTCATAGAACGTCAACGATTTCGAAGTAATGGAGGGTCTTCAGTATTGGAATCTGTTATCAAGTCCAATATTATCGAAAATATGATAATCTCCAACGTTTACGCAATGGGTCAAATGAACAACGACTACAAAACAAATATAATCTCGTCTTCTCCAGCAAGTATGGTGAACTTTTGGACAAACTACAAAATGAGTGACGGATCCACATATCTTTCTATGAACTCTAAAAACTCCAAGAATAGCAGAATGGTACTTGTGGATAGATGGTTTGATGCACTTTTGAAAGGAACACCAGCAAGTTTTTTGCTGGGTGACCAACTTTCAAATAGAATCAAGAGCAAGGAGTTGGCTATACTTGCGAGATGTAGCAACCCCTCAAGACGTATCTATCTACTCATGGAAATGTTGAACAAACCTTCAATCGGATCAAGTGTTGTTAAAGGGGATGACCTTGCTGATAGCCTGTTGCATGGTCTCAGCTTATTGAGATTTGAGCAGAATAAAATGAAGCTAAGGGAAAATTTAGAGGATTTGCATGCCACGATTAatcaaattgaacaaagtcACGTACAGGAGATATCAATCATCAATCAATAG